One segment of Mycolicibacterium baixiangningiae DNA contains the following:
- a CDS encoding penicillin-binding transpeptidase domain-containing protein produces MKRLVLALVSALVLTLTACSSPSPADPFHAFADALGRRDAKAAAQQTDDPGAAEPVIAAMFAGMGADAAVQVSPAPVDGEDTTETLSYQWTLAPGREFGYETTGTAEQSGDEWRLAWSTALLHPDLQPNMRFQYSEDSELQTPVLDRTGQPLMTWQTVGVITLDRAHRASSSALAALLAPIEPTITPESIQAQFDTTADQVVTVIRLREADLTPVAEQLRAVPGVAIADQGDLLTTDRALSSPAMADLPKVWQDRITRTAGWSVYLVDGDGAAAQRLTATPPAPTDPVRTSLDLRLQLLAQDAVAQEPRPTVLVAISPSDGGIIAAAQNEAADAQGAIAFSGLYPPGSTFKTITTAAALEAGLVTPESPVECPSRLTIENRTIPNDDDFELGTVPLTTAFARSCNTSMAALADRLPADALSTTARAFGIGVDYVVPGLTTVTGRVPAADTAAQRVENGIGQGTVTVSPFGLAVAEASLAHGSTITPTLVLGEKTTADTPSEPLPGDVVDALRMMMRATATEGTASQLSDIADLGGKTGTAEFGDNTHSHGWFAGIAGDIAFATLVVGGDSSAPAITVSGNFLRPAG; encoded by the coding sequence GTGAAACGACTCGTTCTCGCGCTCGTCAGCGCACTCGTTCTCACCCTCACCGCCTGTTCGTCGCCGAGTCCCGCGGACCCGTTCCACGCCTTCGCCGACGCCCTCGGCCGCCGCGACGCCAAGGCGGCCGCGCAGCAGACCGACGATCCGGGGGCCGCCGAACCGGTGATCGCGGCCATGTTCGCGGGGATGGGTGCCGACGCCGCCGTGCAAGTGTCGCCAGCGCCCGTCGACGGTGAGGACACCACCGAGACCCTGAGCTACCAGTGGACGCTGGCACCCGGGCGTGAGTTCGGCTACGAGACCACCGGCACCGCCGAGCAGAGCGGTGACGAGTGGCGGCTGGCGTGGTCGACGGCGCTGCTGCACCCGGATCTGCAACCGAATATGCGGTTCCAGTACAGCGAGGACAGCGAGCTGCAGACGCCGGTGCTCGACCGCACCGGGCAACCGTTGATGACGTGGCAGACGGTCGGGGTGATCACGCTGGACCGCGCGCATCGGGCCTCGTCGAGCGCCCTTGCCGCACTGCTGGCGCCGATCGAGCCGACCATCACACCGGAGTCCATCCAGGCGCAGTTCGACACCACCGCCGACCAGGTGGTCACCGTGATCCGGCTGCGCGAGGCCGACCTCACGCCGGTGGCCGAGCAGCTGCGCGCCGTCCCCGGCGTCGCGATCGCCGACCAGGGTGACCTGCTCACCACGGATCGGGCGCTGTCCTCACCGGCGATGGCCGACCTGCCGAAGGTGTGGCAGGACCGCATCACCCGGACCGCCGGCTGGTCGGTGTATCTGGTCGACGGCGACGGCGCGGCCGCGCAGCGACTGACCGCCACCCCGCCCGCACCGACCGACCCCGTCCGCACCTCCCTTGACCTGCGCCTGCAGCTGCTGGCGCAGGACGCAGTCGCCCAGGAGCCGCGGCCGACCGTGCTCGTCGCGATCTCGCCATCAGACGGTGGCATCATCGCGGCCGCGCAGAACGAGGCGGCCGACGCGCAGGGCGCCATCGCGTTCTCCGGTCTGTATCCGCCGGGTTCGACGTTCAAGACGATCACCACGGCCGCGGCGCTGGAAGCAGGACTGGTCACCCCCGAGTCGCCGGTCGAGTGCCCGAGCCGGCTCACCATCGAGAACCGCACGATTCCCAACGACGACGACTTCGAACTCGGCACAGTGCCGTTGACGACGGCGTTCGCCCGGTCCTGCAACACCTCGATGGCTGCCCTCGCCGATCGGTTGCCCGCCGATGCGCTGTCCACCACGGCACGCGCGTTCGGGATCGGCGTGGATTACGTCGTCCCGGGTCTCACCACGGTGACCGGCCGGGTGCCCGCCGCCGACACCGCCGCCCAGCGCGTGGAGAACGGGATCGGCCAGGGCACCGTCACGGTCAGCCCGTTCGGTCTCGCGGTCGCCGAGGCCAGCCTCGCGCACGGATCGACGATCACGCCCACGCTGGTGCTCGGCGAGAAGACCACCGCCGACACCCCGTCCGAACCGCTCCCCGGCGACGTGGTCGACGCGCTGCGGATGATGATGCGCGCGACGGCCACCGAGGGCACCGCGAGCCAGCTGTCCGATATCGCCGACCTGGGCGGGAAGACCGGGACGGCGGAGTTCGGCGACAACACCCACTCGCACGGGTGGTTCGCGGGGATCGCGGGGGACATCGCGTTCGCGACTCTGGTGGTCGGCGGCGATTCGTCCGCCCCGGCTATCACGGTGTCGGGCAACTTCCTGCGGCCGGCGGGGTGA
- a CDS encoding DUF2237 family protein, whose product MSERNVLGGPLQECGTDPLTGFYRDGCCSTGPEDLGAHTICAVVTVDFLEHQRSIGNDLSTPRPEYRFPGLNPGDRWCVTAANWLRAHRDGCAAPVVLAATHERTLDVVPIEALHEHAVDVPDDLGGLANQ is encoded by the coding sequence GTGTCCGAACGCAATGTGCTGGGTGGCCCGCTGCAAGAGTGCGGCACCGACCCGCTGACCGGTTTCTATCGTGACGGCTGCTGTTCGACGGGCCCCGAAGACCTCGGCGCCCACACGATCTGCGCGGTGGTCACCGTCGACTTCCTCGAACACCAGCGTTCGATCGGCAACGACCTGTCGACCCCGCGGCCCGAGTACCGGTTCCCGGGACTGAACCCCGGCGACCGCTGGTGCGTCACCGCCGCGAACTGGCTGCGCGCCCACCGCGACGGCTGTGCCGCGCCGGTGGTGCTCGCCGCCACTCACGAACGCACCCTCGACGTGGTGCCGATCGAGGCGCTGCACGAACATGCCGTCGACGTCCCCGACGACCTCGGTGGCCTCGCGAATCAGTAG
- a CDS encoding nucleoside deaminase, with protein sequence MTSDETLIRAALDAAALAGPADVPIGAVVFGPDGTELARAANAREALGDPTAHAEVLALRAAAAVVGDGWRLEGTTLAVTVEPCTMCAGALVLARVARLVFGAWEPKTGAVGSLWDVVRDRRLNHRPQVRGGVLADQCAQPLEAFFGAQR encoded by the coding sequence GTGACGTCTGACGAGACCCTGATCCGCGCCGCGCTCGACGCGGCGGCGCTGGCCGGTCCGGCCGACGTGCCGATCGGCGCGGTGGTGTTCGGGCCCGACGGCACGGAGTTGGCGCGCGCCGCCAATGCGCGCGAGGCGCTGGGCGATCCGACCGCGCATGCGGAGGTGCTGGCGTTGCGGGCGGCCGCGGCGGTGGTCGGCGACGGGTGGCGGCTGGAGGGGACGACGCTCGCGGTCACCGTTGAACCGTGCACGATGTGCGCCGGCGCCCTGGTGCTCGCGAGGGTGGCGCGGTTGGTGTTCGGGGCGTGGGAGCCGAAGACCGGTGCGGTCGGTTCGCTGTGGGATGTGGTGCGCGACCGCAGGCTCAACCACCGCCCGCAGGTGCGCGGCGGCGTGCTGGCCGACCAGTGCGCACAGCCGCTCGAGGCGTTCTTCGGTGCGCAGCGCTGA